A genome region from Stenotrophomonas maltophilia includes the following:
- a CDS encoding ArsR/SmtB family transcription factor — protein sequence MVHTSGSLVSVGALVGDQARAAMLLQLMDGRAYTATELAHVAGVTPQTASMHLRRLVEGDLLVALAQGRHRYHRLASSEVAEMLEGILRVADRTPSCTAAAARSMPALREARSCYRHLAGVHAVAITDRLLQVGHVLPCEGHWRISAEGAAFLGGLGQPLRELLRQPVVAKPARYCRGCLDCTERRPHLAGLVGEAMLDSFVNNDWLRRVEGRRELRLTPPGREALWRLFNLAT from the coding sequence ATGGTCCACACCTCTGGTTCCCTTGTCAGTGTCGGCGCCCTGGTCGGTGACCAGGCACGCGCGGCCATGCTGCTGCAGTTGATGGACGGGCGTGCCTACACCGCAACGGAGCTGGCGCACGTGGCCGGTGTGACCCCGCAGACGGCGAGCATGCACCTGCGCAGGCTGGTCGAAGGTGATCTGCTGGTGGCGCTGGCGCAGGGGCGGCATCGCTATCACCGGTTGGCGTCAAGCGAGGTGGCAGAGATGCTCGAAGGCATCCTGCGCGTGGCCGATCGTACCCCCTCGTGTACCGCTGCGGCCGCGCGCAGCATGCCCGCGCTGCGCGAGGCGCGTTCCTGCTATCGGCACCTGGCCGGTGTGCACGCGGTAGCCATCACCGATCGCCTGCTGCAGGTGGGGCATGTGCTGCCCTGCGAAGGGCATTGGCGGATCAGCGCCGAAGGCGCCGCATTCCTCGGCGGGCTGGGCCAGCCACTGCGCGAGCTTCTGCGGCAGCCGGTGGTGGCCAAGCCGGCGCGTTATTGCCGTGGCTGCCTGGATTGCACCGAACGTCGCCCGCACCTGGCAGGCCTGGTCGGTGAGGCGATGCTGGACAGTTTCGTGAACAACGATTGGCTTCGGCGCGTGGAAGGCCGCCGGGAACTGCGCCTGACCCCACCGGGGCGTGAGGCATTGTGGCGGCTGTTCAACCTGGCGACCTGA
- a CDS encoding flavin reductase family protein encodes MNTASIQRRRITPSVLYPGTPVLLMTTLNDDGSNNISPLSSFWALGNRVVLGLGTQGQGYRNLQLRNQCVLNFPSSAQAAQVEAIARATGCNPVPAAKQAMGYVHVRDKFALGGFSPVASTHVAPMAIAECPLQVEASVMAMHPPGEDDGQGFVIVEARIRCVHAHEDITVDGTQHIDVARWKPLIYLFRHYLGVGEPVGRNFRAETPMRASTAQ; translated from the coding sequence GTGAACACCGCCTCGATCCAGCGCCGCCGCATCACCCCATCGGTCCTGTACCCGGGCACGCCCGTGCTGCTGATGACCACGTTGAATGACGATGGCAGCAACAACATCAGCCCGCTTTCTTCGTTCTGGGCACTGGGCAACCGCGTGGTACTGGGCCTCGGCACGCAGGGCCAGGGCTATCGCAACCTGCAGCTGCGCAACCAGTGCGTGCTGAACTTTCCCTCATCCGCGCAGGCCGCACAGGTCGAGGCCATCGCCAGAGCGACCGGCTGCAACCCTGTGCCGGCCGCCAAGCAGGCGATGGGCTACGTGCACGTGCGTGACAAATTCGCGCTGGGCGGGTTCAGCCCCGTCGCATCCACCCACGTTGCGCCGATGGCGATTGCCGAATGCCCGTTACAGGTGGAGGCCAGCGTAATGGCGATGCATCCGCCCGGCGAGGATGATGGCCAGGGCTTCGTGATCGTCGAAGCCCGCATCCGCTGCGTGCATGCGCACGAAGACATCACCGTGGACGGCACCCAGCACATCGATGTGGCGCGCTGGAAACCATTGATCTACCTGTTCCGGCACTACCTGGGTGTAGGAGAGCCGGTCGGGCGCAACTTCCGCGCGGAAACGCCCATGCGCGCGTCTACCGCGCAGTGA
- a CDS encoding DUF4124 domain-containing protein, whose protein sequence is MAMILLGCAPLASAQVYKFKCASGETVYSQNPCAAGAEPMKLRSSRSSTETAGEASNRAAVYQNTELADAGIAERNCVQGERSRIYGPLESRSQQVGRQVAELNHQLAAAGTNLAGATQDSGIRAQIASLQQSLSAERVAADTQMSNAREQCASVRRERERSVRDKFSSSTAPAN, encoded by the coding sequence ATGGCGATGATCCTGCTGGGGTGTGCCCCGTTGGCATCGGCCCAGGTCTACAAGTTCAAGTGCGCATCCGGCGAAACGGTGTACAGCCAGAATCCTTGTGCTGCCGGCGCTGAACCCATGAAGCTGCGTTCCAGCCGTTCCTCCACGGAAACGGCGGGGGAGGCATCGAACCGCGCGGCGGTGTACCAGAACACCGAACTGGCCGACGCCGGCATCGCCGAGCGCAACTGCGTGCAGGGTGAGCGCTCGCGCATCTACGGTCCGCTGGAGTCCCGCAGCCAGCAGGTTGGCCGGCAGGTCGCCGAGCTGAACCATCAACTTGCTGCGGCGGGCACCAACCTGGCCGGCGCGACACAGGACTCCGGCATCCGTGCACAGATCGCCAGCCTGCAGCAGTCGTTGAGCGCTGAGCGCGTTGCAGCAGATACGCAGATGTCGAACGCGCGCGAACAGTGTGCATCGGTCCGGCGCGAACGTGAGCGGTCGGTGCGCGACAAGTTCAGCAGTTCGACCGCCCCTGCGAATTGA
- a CDS encoding GNAT family N-acetyltransferase, translating into MHVQVSSRERVAPEHRQQAVDLLREAFPDMQGEGYAIPGPVALVLAMEGDHVVAHLALYERNALLDGEPERIGLIGGVVVRADVRRQGVASRLIEAAHAELRRHGVDFAVLFALDHRHYASAGYVPMQNETCFIEDGHARRFVYRGGMVATLGARRWTTDVLDLQGETV; encoded by the coding sequence ATGCACGTTCAGGTATCCAGCAGGGAGCGCGTGGCGCCGGAACACCGTCAGCAGGCGGTGGATCTGCTCCGCGAGGCTTTCCCGGACATGCAGGGCGAGGGCTACGCCATCCCGGGGCCGGTCGCTCTGGTCCTGGCGATGGAAGGTGATCACGTGGTCGCCCACCTCGCACTGTACGAACGCAATGCACTGCTGGATGGCGAGCCGGAACGCATCGGCCTGATCGGCGGCGTGGTGGTGCGTGCCGACGTTCGCCGGCAAGGCGTTGCCTCGCGCTTGATCGAGGCGGCCCATGCAGAGCTGCGCCGGCACGGTGTCGATTTCGCCGTGCTGTTCGCTCTGGATCATCGGCACTATGCTTCTGCGGGCTATGTGCCGATGCAGAACGAGACCTGCTTCATTGAAGACGGTCACGCACGTCGGTTCGTCTATCGCGGCGGCATGGTGGCCACGCTGGGAGCGCGCCGCTGGACCACGGATGTGCTCGATCTGCAGGGCGAAACGGTCTGA
- a CDS encoding GNAT family N-acetyltransferase, giving the protein MLIRQLGADDADILWQARLQALGESPAAFLSTLAEAQNETADVMRIQLADPGTRYFGAFIDGMLAGFLRYVRPMRMARRHTAEVHSVHVGTDHRGQGVARQLLRAAFASARAEGIESLTLTVLADNTAARGLYESLGFSALGREPRAVKREGSYTDIVSYWITLH; this is encoded by the coding sequence ATGCTCATCCGGCAGCTTGGTGCTGACGACGCCGACATTCTCTGGCAGGCACGGTTGCAGGCGCTTGGCGAGTCGCCCGCTGCGTTCCTGTCCACGCTGGCCGAAGCGCAGAATGAGACGGCAGACGTGATGCGCATCCAACTTGCTGATCCTGGCACGCGCTACTTCGGCGCTTTCATCGACGGCATGCTTGCGGGCTTCCTGCGCTACGTACGCCCGATGCGGATGGCGCGACGGCATACGGCGGAAGTGCACAGTGTCCATGTGGGCACCGACCATCGTGGCCAGGGTGTCGCCCGCCAGCTTCTTCGTGCTGCGTTTGCGTCTGCGCGCGCCGAAGGCATTGAATCGCTCACCCTCACGGTGCTGGCGGACAATACTGCCGCGCGCGGGCTGTATGAATCGCTGGGTTTCAGCGCACTCGGCAGGGAGCCGCGGGCAGTCAAGCGCGAGGGCAGCTACACGGATATCGTCTCGTACTGGATCACACTGCACTGA
- a CDS encoding NUDIX domain-containing protein encodes MTELQIPRVGCGAVVRDADGRILLIQRGREPERGHWGLPGGKVDWMETVEAAVVREIREETALEVTLLRLLCVADHFEPALAQHWVAPIFEARASAAAEASIQEPGVQTGLGWFARDALPQPLTQATVQALAML; translated from the coding sequence ATGACTGAACTGCAGATTCCCCGCGTGGGATGTGGCGCCGTCGTCCGTGATGCCGACGGCCGCATCCTGCTGATCCAGCGCGGACGCGAGCCGGAGCGCGGGCACTGGGGCCTGCCCGGTGGAAAAGTCGACTGGATGGAAACGGTGGAGGCTGCCGTGGTCCGTGAAATCCGCGAGGAGACGGCGCTGGAAGTGACGTTGCTGCGCCTGCTGTGCGTGGCCGATCATTTCGAGCCGGCGCTTGCGCAGCATTGGGTCGCGCCGATCTTCGAGGCACGGGCATCTGCCGCTGCCGAGGCCTCCATCCAGGAACCGGGCGTGCAGACCGGGCTGGGCTGGTTCGCGCGGGATGCCCTGCCCCAGCCGCTGACCCAGGCCACGGTGCAGGCGCTGGCCATGCTGTAG
- a CDS encoding HlyD family secretion protein: protein MTKTSNLLPLSLALSAALLLGACSREAPTPASAPSGKPGTVVAGKVAVARGIIDVEGGLIALAPPVDGSITAAPVKEGAVVKKGQLLLSLDGALLQQEVAMATADLALANDRLKGSQAQLRELERNATRLSTGASEGVSSNQQADAAKQQLAGVRADVDVAGAQVDMAQHKLEHARLKLQQMSLSAPEAGTVVGQVPGLGAFVQAGKPAISLLPARPLQVRAELSAAYADAVQVGMQATVVPDSDGAESTGTLPTARVVRISPVFAQARLPEDAGRGVAKVVECVLEFDGEAKARFGQHVRVEFRK from the coding sequence ATGACCAAGACGTCGAACCTGCTTCCCCTCAGCCTGGCCCTGTCGGCGGCATTGCTGCTCGGTGCCTGTTCCAGGGAAGCGCCCACCCCCGCATCGGCACCCTCAGGCAAGCCGGGTACTGTCGTCGCCGGCAAGGTCGCCGTGGCGCGGGGCATCATCGACGTCGAAGGCGGGCTGATCGCACTGGCGCCACCGGTGGATGGCTCGATCACCGCTGCGCCGGTGAAGGAAGGCGCCGTGGTGAAGAAGGGGCAGCTGCTGCTGTCGCTGGATGGCGCCCTGTTGCAGCAGGAAGTGGCAATGGCCACCGCCGACCTGGCGTTGGCCAATGACCGCCTGAAGGGCAGCCAGGCGCAGCTGCGCGAACTGGAGCGCAACGCCACCCGCCTGTCTACGGGCGCCAGCGAAGGTGTGTCCTCGAACCAGCAGGCCGATGCGGCCAAGCAGCAGCTGGCCGGCGTACGTGCCGATGTCGACGTTGCCGGTGCGCAGGTCGACATGGCCCAGCACAAGCTGGAACACGCCAGGCTGAAACTGCAGCAGATGTCGCTGAGTGCGCCGGAAGCCGGCACGGTGGTCGGCCAGGTGCCGGGCCTTGGCGCCTTCGTGCAGGCGGGCAAGCCGGCGATCTCGTTGTTGCCGGCGCGCCCGCTGCAGGTGCGTGCCGAACTCAGCGCCGCCTATGCCGATGCCGTGCAGGTAGGCATGCAGGCCACGGTGGTGCCGGACAGCGATGGCGCCGAAAGCACCGGCACGCTGCCAACTGCACGCGTGGTGCGCATCAGCCCGGTGTTCGCGCAGGCACGCCTGCCTGAAGACGCAGGGCGCGGCGTGGCCAAGGTGGTGGAGTGCGTGCTGGAGTTCGATGGCGAGGCCAAGGCGCGCTTCGGCCAGCATGTGCGGGTGGAGTTCCGGAAGTAG
- a CDS encoding ABC transporter ATP-binding protein has translation MTSTRAVAPTLRADALEKGFMSGDVQVPVLRGLSLDIYPGELTLVSGPSGCGKSTLLSLLSGLSAPDGGRVHALGQDVGHMSRAEVERFRLHHVGFVFQGFNLFPALTALEQVQLPLGYRGMRNRESEPLARRALEEVGLSHRSHMRPAQLSGGEKQRVAVARAFAKSPTLIFADEPTSALDAENGQRVIDILHRYARAHGATVLCVSHDPRLIRHADRVIAMEDGMVRDDRRQNETVESAP, from the coding sequence ATGACTTCTACACGCGCCGTCGCTCCGACCCTGCGGGCCGACGCACTGGAAAAGGGCTTCATGTCCGGCGATGTGCAGGTGCCGGTGCTGCGTGGCCTGTCGCTGGACATCTATCCCGGCGAGCTGACCCTGGTATCCGGCCCTTCCGGATGCGGCAAGAGCACGCTGCTGTCACTGCTGTCCGGCCTGTCCGCCCCCGATGGGGGGCGCGTGCATGCACTCGGCCAGGATGTGGGCCACATGAGCCGCGCCGAAGTGGAGCGTTTCCGCCTGCACCATGTCGGTTTCGTGTTCCAGGGCTTCAACCTGTTCCCGGCACTGACTGCGCTGGAGCAGGTGCAGCTGCCACTGGGTTACCGCGGCATGCGCAATCGCGAAAGCGAACCGCTGGCGCGCCGTGCACTGGAAGAAGTCGGCCTCAGCCATCGCAGCCACATGCGCCCGGCGCAGCTGTCCGGCGGTGAGAAGCAGCGCGTTGCTGTGGCCCGCGCGTTTGCCAAGTCGCCGACGCTGATCTTCGCCGACGAGCCCACCAGCGCGCTGGATGCCGAGAACGGCCAGCGCGTGATCGATATCCTGCATCGCTACGCACGTGCGCATGGCGCCACCGTGCTGTGCGTAAGCCACGATCCGCGCCTGATCCGGCATGCCGACCGGGTGATCGCCATGGAAGACGGCATGGTCCGTGATGACCGCCGCCAGAACGAAACTGTAGAGTCCGCCCCATGA
- a CDS encoding ABC transporter permease, whose product MIALARKTLAYEWRRFLPVVLAMCFAGVLLIVQAALVLGIFGTAAIYVKASSADIWAGFPGTQSVNYGHAISADVESYLRMDPDVTRVEPYEWVDGEWRSSAQGTGNVSVYLSGISTRDDAMMFARILPADLRAQLREPGAVIVDSADLDTLGVDLQSNRAWINGKAVRVVAAQPGLRGLGGVNVLASLDTARAIAGTDPHEGSTYFVAGVRSPELADRVRDRLAASMGQATPVELWTAPEFASRSQQYWLFDTGAGIAVLFMAVIVCFVGAVITNQSFASVVAGSVREYATLNALGAGRYALARVVFEQALLIGGVGMLLAAAFSTVVLLIAQTQRVPVQLTPMVILGCVALVAVMAMLSSIMAVRSVVRSDPSLLLR is encoded by the coding sequence ATGATCGCGCTGGCCCGCAAGACCCTGGCCTATGAGTGGCGGCGGTTCCTGCCGGTGGTGCTGGCGATGTGTTTCGCCGGTGTGCTGCTGATCGTGCAGGCGGCACTGGTGCTGGGCATCTTCGGCACCGCCGCGATCTACGTGAAGGCGTCCTCGGCCGATATCTGGGCCGGTTTCCCCGGTACCCAGAGCGTCAACTACGGCCATGCGATCAGCGCGGATGTTGAAAGCTACCTGCGCATGGACCCGGATGTCACCCGCGTCGAACCCTACGAGTGGGTGGATGGCGAGTGGCGTTCCAGTGCGCAGGGTACAGGCAATGTGTCGGTCTACCTGTCCGGCATCTCCACCCGCGACGACGCGATGATGTTCGCTCGCATCCTGCCGGCCGATCTGCGTGCACAGCTGCGTGAACCGGGGGCCGTGATCGTGGACAGCGCCGACCTGGATACGCTCGGCGTGGACCTGCAGAGCAACCGCGCGTGGATCAACGGCAAGGCCGTGCGTGTGGTTGCCGCGCAGCCGGGGCTGCGTGGTCTTGGTGGCGTCAACGTGCTGGCCTCGCTGGATACCGCGCGCGCCATCGCCGGCACCGACCCGCATGAGGGCAGTACCTATTTCGTGGCGGGCGTGCGCTCGCCGGAACTGGCCGATCGCGTGCGTGACCGCCTTGCGGCGTCGATGGGCCAGGCCACACCGGTCGAGCTCTGGACCGCACCGGAATTCGCCAGCCGCTCTCAGCAGTACTGGTTGTTCGATACCGGCGCGGGTATCGCGGTGTTGTTCATGGCGGTCATCGTCTGCTTCGTCGGTGCGGTGATCACCAACCAGTCGTTCGCGTCGGTGGTGGCCGGGTCGGTACGCGAGTACGCCACGCTCAATGCACTCGGTGCGGGTCGCTATGCGCTGGCGCGCGTCGTGTTCGAGCAGGCCTTGCTGATCGGCGGCGTGGGCATGTTGCTGGCGGCAGCCTTCAGCACGGTGGTGCTGTTGATTGCGCAGACCCAGCGCGTTCCGGTCCAGCTGACACCGATGGTGATCCTCGGCTGCGTGGCGCTGGTCGCGGTGATGGCCATGCTGTCGAGCATCATGGCGGTGCGCAGCGTGGTCCGCTCCGATCCATCGTTGCTGCTGCGTTGA
- a CDS encoding efflux transporter outer membrane subunit, with protein MLLLHVGGLVVRRITPVAVPRTGRGFSLQAVLRPSALLASLALAGCMSVSVPDLPDRTPSAWTQVPQGQGVAVDARQWWKVLADPALDGLVDQAIAGNLDLQQATLRLQAVRIVAGTSDSRFLPEISASAKQVQDAAAVDTYFHAGIEAIWDLGLFGAAESAQLGAQASAGNAEALRSAAQVAVIADVVRSYLDLTVAQAQQDLLARQQAVDDRGEQLALIRQRLRLGEPGELDRLRARQAATRAAVAQARENADNAARALALLLGRDGPDPAWRAYRAPPRLGTFSLQQVPADLLRHRPQILLAESEVMQAAASKGSARAAMYPRVSLGGSILYAYNLTQNARSNSDSSPSIGPYIDIPLWDWGQRRARFHADEKQLDAALLGYRKAVLEGVSEVEGALGSLARQDSSIQSLRAANDAAGQQVKRQARQVQLGLSSEFDGLDTQRAALASQGDLIAAQGARVLAFASLYRALGGAPLPVEGEDASQ; from the coding sequence ATGCTCCTTCTACACGTTGGCGGGCTGGTGGTCAGGCGTATCACTCCAGTGGCAGTGCCCAGGACCGGGCGCGGATTCTCCCTGCAGGCAGTGCTGCGCCCCTCCGCGCTGCTGGCAAGCCTGGCCCTGGCTGGCTGCATGTCGGTGTCCGTCCCGGATCTGCCTGATCGCACGCCCAGCGCCTGGACCCAGGTGCCGCAGGGGCAGGGCGTGGCGGTGGATGCCAGGCAGTGGTGGAAGGTGCTGGCCGACCCGGCGCTGGACGGCCTGGTGGACCAGGCCATCGCCGGTAACCTCGACCTGCAGCAGGCCACGCTGCGGCTGCAGGCCGTGCGGATCGTCGCCGGCACCTCGGACTCGCGCTTCCTGCCGGAAATCTCGGCCAGCGCCAAGCAGGTGCAGGACGCTGCTGCGGTCGATACCTATTTCCATGCCGGCATCGAAGCGATCTGGGACCTGGGCCTGTTCGGTGCCGCCGAGAGCGCGCAGCTGGGCGCGCAGGCCTCGGCCGGCAATGCCGAGGCGCTGCGTAGCGCCGCGCAGGTTGCGGTGATCGCCGACGTGGTGCGCAGCTATCTGGACCTGACCGTGGCACAGGCCCAGCAGGACCTGCTGGCCCGGCAACAGGCCGTGGATGATCGCGGCGAGCAGCTGGCCTTGATCCGTCAACGGCTGCGACTGGGTGAGCCGGGCGAACTGGACCGCCTGCGTGCACGCCAGGCCGCCACCCGCGCCGCCGTCGCGCAGGCTCGGGAAAACGCTGACAACGCGGCCCGCGCGCTGGCATTGCTGCTGGGCCGTGACGGTCCAGATCCGGCCTGGCGCGCATACCGCGCGCCGCCGAGGCTGGGCACGTTCTCGCTGCAGCAGGTGCCTGCGGATCTGCTGCGCCACCGGCCACAGATCCTGCTGGCCGAATCGGAGGTGATGCAGGCCGCCGCCAGCAAGGGCTCCGCCCGCGCGGCAATGTATCCGCGGGTCAGCCTCGGCGGCTCGATCCTGTACGCCTACAACCTCACCCAGAACGCGCGCTCCAATTCCGATTCCAGCCCGTCGATCGGCCCATACATCGACATCCCGCTGTGGGATTGGGGCCAGCGCCGCGCGCGCTTCCATGCCGATGAGAAGCAGCTCGATGCCGCGCTGCTCGGCTACCGCAAGGCGGTGCTGGAGGGTGTGAGTGAAGTGGAAGGCGCGCTGGGCAGCCTGGCTCGCCAGGACAGCAGCATCCAGTCGCTGCGTGCGGCCAATGATGCTGCTGGCCAGCAGGTCAAGCGCCAGGCGCGGCAGGTGCAGCTGGGCCTGTCCAGCGAGTTCGATGGGCTGGACACGCAGCGTGCGGCGCTGGCCTCGCAGGGCGACCTGATCGCCGCGCAGGGCGCGCGCGTACTGGCGTTCGCCTCGCTGTACCGCGCCTTGGGCGGCGCACCGCTGCCGGTCGAGGGTGAGGACGCTTCGCAATGA
- a CDS encoding NAD(P)/FAD-dependent oxidoreductase, translating to MPHTPSAYDHDVVIVGASFAGAACALAAAQYGLRVCVLERKADPGERLHTTGIVVKEAMEQTWLGRMPGHLVQRVANVRLYAPNLRSVLLAAPGYYFLTTDTPNLMRWLASELRANGVDLRLQQSFTDAHGNGDGWLVDGSGRCAYLVGADGVRSRVAQRTGLGQVRDNLYGVEREFAGLQVTQGDALHCFVSKRYAPGYIGWVAQNPTGLQVGLALRHDPQQVRRPDIDGFLDHVRDVVGIPPSARPSATRAGLVPCGRPDGPITGQRVILTGDAAGIVSPLSAGGIHSSWRHGWAVGEAIARHLRGQGPDAERVARQAAPAFHGKYLLRWAMDHLQADWPLNALLHTAATRRIAEQVYFHRRGVRT from the coding sequence ATGCCCCACACGCCCTCCGCCTACGACCACGACGTAGTCATCGTCGGCGCCAGTTTCGCCGGTGCCGCCTGCGCCTTGGCGGCCGCCCAATACGGCCTGCGTGTCTGCGTGCTGGAACGCAAGGCCGACCCCGGCGAACGCCTGCACACCACCGGCATCGTGGTGAAGGAAGCGATGGAGCAGACCTGGCTGGGACGCATGCCCGGACATCTGGTGCAGCGGGTCGCGAACGTGCGCCTGTATGCCCCCAATCTTCGCAGCGTGTTGCTCGCCGCGCCGGGCTACTACTTCCTCACCACCGATACGCCGAACCTGATGCGCTGGCTGGCCAGCGAGCTGCGCGCGAACGGTGTCGACCTGCGCCTGCAACAGTCCTTCACCGATGCCCATGGCAATGGTGACGGCTGGCTGGTGGATGGGTCAGGGCGATGTGCCTATCTGGTTGGCGCTGACGGCGTACGCTCACGCGTGGCACAGCGCACCGGGCTCGGCCAGGTGCGTGACAACCTCTACGGCGTCGAACGTGAGTTCGCCGGCCTGCAGGTGACGCAGGGCGATGCGCTGCATTGCTTCGTCAGCAAGCGCTACGCGCCGGGTTACATCGGCTGGGTCGCGCAGAATCCAACCGGCCTGCAGGTCGGGTTGGCGTTGCGTCATGACCCGCAACAGGTGCGGCGGCCGGACATCGATGGTTTCCTCGATCACGTGCGCGACGTGGTCGGCATTCCGCCTTCGGCGCGTCCCTCGGCCACCCGCGCCGGCCTGGTGCCCTGCGGCCGGCCGGACGGGCCGATCACCGGCCAGCGCGTGATCCTGACCGGCGACGCGGCCGGCATCGTCTCGCCGCTCTCGGCCGGCGGCATCCACTCCTCATGGCGACACGGCTGGGCAGTCGGCGAGGCGATTGCCCGCCATCTGCGTGGCCAGGGGCCGGACGCCGAACGGGTGGCGCGGCAGGCCGCGCCTGCATTTCACGGCAAATACCTGCTGCGTTGGGCGATGGATCATCTGCAGGCCGACTGGCCGCTCAACGCACTGCTGCACACGGCGGCTACGCGGCGCATCGCCGAGCAGGTCTACTTCCACCGCCGTGGTGTGCGCACGTGA
- the pgsA gene encoding CDP-diacylglycerol--glycerol-3-phosphate 3-phosphatidyltransferase yields MKLTLPTWLTLLRIVMIPVLVLVFYLPYTWTNFASAAIFGLAAITDWLDGWIARRYQLESAFGAFLDPVADKLMVAVALFLIVQGHPTPWMAFWAAVIVGREIAVSALREWMAELGQRAKVRVAMIGKVKTTAQMVALLCLLYSVAPNVPVEDIWMGWPVFHIGDWTLAIAAVLTLWSGLQYLHAAWPSLREDERAARERSRQKKLGN; encoded by the coding sequence ATGAAGTTGACCCTGCCCACCTGGCTGACGTTGTTGCGGATCGTGATGATCCCGGTGCTGGTGCTGGTGTTCTACCTGCCCTACACCTGGACCAACTTCGCTTCGGCGGCGATCTTCGGCCTGGCCGCGATCACTGACTGGCTCGATGGCTGGATCGCCCGCCGCTACCAGCTGGAGTCGGCCTTCGGCGCCTTCCTCGACCCGGTCGCGGACAAGCTGATGGTGGCGGTGGCGCTGTTCCTGATCGTGCAGGGCCACCCGACGCCGTGGATGGCGTTCTGGGCGGCGGTGATCGTCGGTCGCGAGATCGCGGTGTCGGCGCTGCGCGAATGGATGGCCGAACTGGGCCAGCGCGCCAAGGTGCGCGTGGCGATGATCGGCAAGGTCAAGACCACCGCGCAGATGGTCGCGCTGCTGTGCCTGCTGTATTCGGTGGCGCCGAACGTGCCGGTGGAAGACATCTGGATGGGCTGGCCGGTGTTCCACATCGGCGACTGGACCCTGGCCATTGCCGCAGTGCTGACGTTGTGGTCGGGCCTGCAGTACCTGCACGCCGCCTGGCCGAGCCTGCGCGAAGACGAACGCGCCGCACGCGAGCGCTCGCGACAGAAGAAGCTGGGCAACTGA